DNA sequence from the Pseudochaenichthys georgianus chromosome 8, fPseGeo1.2, whole genome shotgun sequence genome:
AAATGAAGCTTGATCTATCTGGACTCTAATTACAATAACTATAAAACCATATCTTCTTTCTGCATCATAGGAAAGGAAATGTCTACCAGTAACTAACTTGCTTGAAACAACCTAGATATTTTAAGGTACTACCAGCTTTAAATTTAAAATCATGTTAAAAACTTAAAAACCAAATTGTTCCCCATTGCTAAAATATAAACGTAAGGTTTGAtactttttaatttaatatacATTTTCTCGTTCAGTGATAGGGTTTCAAATGGACTTCTAATGCCATGCTGTTAGAATTCTTTAACACCATCTTTTAAAACACGTTAAAGTTTGTTCATGTAAAATAAATGACCTTGAATTGCCTCTtgttttatgatttattttaggCTAAAGAATTATCTGCAGAATTGGTCAAATACACACGAAGTGAGTCAAAAGAGGAAGATGCTAAAGACGTGAAGAGGTGGTATTGGCCACTGGTGAAGTGTGTGACCTTCAGGGTGCCGAAGAATGTTTTTCTCCAGCATGTCACACTTGTGGATCTTCCTGGAAACGGGGACCGTAACAAGAGCAGAGACGGGATGTGGAAAGAGGTGATTAATCCACATGCAATTCTGATTATTGTGGAAGGTTACACTGACAATGTaaccagtgtgagaaaaagtttttagagagtacttgtccatggacaattgagtttggcaatttacttgtccgaatacatttttcacttgtccagaatggacaaaaattggggccactggaatcttcttcttcgtcatcgtattttacactttcccacggtttttacaacaccgctaacgtaagtgagcggtgagattttactgcatcacacatagggttgggtatcgtttggattttaacgattccggttctgcttttcgattccggttctttgagagggtaaaaataagtcccatgacaaactgggagaaaaatatatttatgaaaacattaagtcaaatctgtattcctatttacaaatcacttcatactgttgcatttcttacggttattgaaaacaattatataaaaataatctctgcattgtttagttagttctaagtggtgcagtttgagaatgtacaaagactccagctcattcaaaactctgcagctagactactgactaataccaaaaggagggaacacgttagtcctgttttagctactctacactggcttcctgtaacttttagaattgattttaaggtgcttctcctcatatacaaagctctgaatggacaaggacccagctacatggctgactctctaatgaactacacacctgccagaacactgcgatcatcagatgcaggtctattagaggtcaccagaaagagtcctaagaagatcggtgatgcagcctttgtaaactacgccccaaaactgtggaacacgttacccaacaatattacggaagccaatacattaggcattACTTTAGCAAAGTATTTGactgattttacactattatactgcactattctctgtgattgacattgcactatgtctctatgttttattccccatgtttttatttttaattatttgattcccactttatgctttgctcttgctgcttgttttacactgttgagctgcaccgtgcagcgatcagctgatacggagcatagagagagctgcagtccgcggggctcggcctcgcctcctgtcctcacaactcttattaatcccgggaccggacaattgttattcgTTCCTACTctgaaccgagttttgcttcccaacccggccactgtgctacacttcccgccccgctcccgtctaactgtacagaaagcggcgagatgcatttccttaggaatcgacaagcagaaccgaaactaacatttctaaacgaacaatggcggacacggacaatttgcgaatgagttctgccttttgtaaactcaaTGTGTCAATAAATCGaagcgaaaaacgtcacttgtccaccggacaagtcaattgaaagatctacttgtccgatattgtaaataacacgtcccggacggtgggacgtgtactttttcgcacactggtaACCATTATTATTTGCTGTATTCCCCTCCAGCTGGTTGGAAGTTGTTCTACTGTGTGGATTGTGGCTGAGATAAATCGAGCAGGTTCAGAAGAAGAATCCTGGGAGATCCTGAAAGAATCCTGCAGCCTCATGGGAAATGGTGGAGAGTGTCGGCAGATTCATTTTATCTGCACCAAGTCTGATGATAGTATTAGACGTTCAGGCAATCAGTAAGTGGTTTAAGATGCCTAAAGTACTCAGTTAAATGTACCATCCAATTCAGACACTTGAGACGGAGATGGCCAAAAGGAGAAACCTTGGAAACATTGATTATGTTTACAGGCACATTAGTATCCTGGTTTTGATCGTATTCAGGGATATAATGTTCACTTGAAACAGGATAAACCAGGTTATTCATGATCATAACAGTATCCGTGTTTCTAAAATGTCTGCACGGATATTCCTCAACATCTCAGCCATTTATTTCTGTCCTAATGTTGTTGATGTTAAGCTACTCAAAGCAAGATAATTGAAAGCAAGATTGAGATGTGTAGTGATATGATATCCTAGAATGTATATACAGTTTATGTAATtcttcaaatacaaatatgttcaTATAGGGCTGGTGTTCGTGCTCGGATACTAGAACGAAACGCGCAAGCCAAGATAGAAGTGATGGCAGAATTCAGAAAACTAAAAGAGGTTAAGGTGAGTTATATTTAATTCAAATCAAACACAAATATTGTCAAAACTGCAAACCTGCTTTTATATCGaaacttgtttgttttttcagaaACAACTCAGTGAGAAGTGTTTCGAGGTTTTCACAGTGTGCTCCCATGAGTTTttggaaaatatatatttagatCGAGATGAAACAGGTGATTCAAGTCTCCATAATTGAGCCCGGAAGACAAAATGGTTTTATATCCTCCAATAAATATATGGAGATACTAATTGAGTATAACAATGTACACATTTAAGAATGTAATGTaagtatattacattttttacagAAATTCCCACACTGCAGGAAATCCTGCAAGATCTCAATGAATGGCACAGACAAGAAACTACGTGGCTGGAGCTCGCGGGATTCTCTCTCTGATTCAGGGAGCCAGCAGCAGAGAAGGGGTAAGATCAAGTAACAACATCATCCATTGTCTTTAATATTGACAGAAAATAATAACAGTCATAGAAAATTAGTAAGCTGCGTACTCTAAAATGTTGTGTACAAATTGTAAAGTCAAAGACAGAATGCTTACATGTAATGTAACCTGTTTGTGTTGCTTCAGAGAGGATGAATTGCTACAGTTATTAAAGGGTGTTGTAATGGCTTGAAAAATCCCATATTGAATTATGGTTGTATTGCTTTAAATAATGAATTTGTTGTGTATAGTTTCAGGCGGACATAAAGACGACTGTGTCCATAGAACTTGAAGGAAAGCTGAGTCTTGAACTTGATAAAGTCAGGAAACCCATGGAAGAGACCCTTACGGCTTTTGAAAAATGCCTCAGTGAGGGGGTTGAAAAATCAAAAGATTCATGTGAAAAAGTCTTAAAGTCGGTCCTTTATTCTGTAAGTATTTAagttataattaaatcaaaacaaattattgctCTTAATATGAGTGTCTCTTacaaaatgtgttttgtttcagacaAAGAAAGGTGGTGCATTTCACAGGATATTGAAGTGTCTTGTTCAGAATGGTGGCATCCACAAACCAAAAAAAGGGAAATCAATAAACATCAATATGAAGTTATCTTCATGTTTGACCGACAGCATTGACGAGGAATTTAAGAAGACCTTCCCGTAAGAaattacataaatacataaatccCTATGTTGGATAAATTGTGTTTTacagtacatttaaatacatgatTTAAAAACTTGTTGGGGCCTTATgaatttaaaggaatggtccactcattagataattaatcaaaacttcagtatttagtgaaacattatgtttaaaccataccccgaagaaatcagcgatattccccggtaaataatgattttatagctcttttttatcaacacctgtatattccgtctggccgccgccatttttgccattttcagtagtcacgtgatggtcgtgacgtcatccatgcgttcactttgtcaacacacggaaacatggcggggtatttgagttcggactcgtcagcagaggacgaagttttgaccaatgtgaagagattggatgggggaattcagccatacatatcagtatgacaatacgacaccctctgtccttagaccctcacatcgtacaaggaaaaacttccgaagaaaacccacagtttaaagggaacatgggagaaacctcagggagagcaacagaggagggatccctctcccaggacggacagacgtgcaatagatgccgtgtgtaaattgaaaagataatacatttgcaacataggtagtccagatgtttggaaatgcatgtgtgtataataggaagatgatataagatactatatgtatgcatgtagtaccacccgtgctagcgattccctctctagtttagcatactcagcttcgttgtccctggccatagaatcacgattttatggggccggaaaaaactgggggaaaatacacactagccggtactacgctatatggaaaggccaccaaaaactgtcctggcctggacgctaaaggacgttaaaacggggctagccgctgcaatggaaatgcgctataacataccttattcttactccgagcactacttctgctcctccgtcgcttcacacttgcagagggcgatttctcaactggccgaactggtgtcctggtcggtgatgacaccagaaagaccgatggtactgcatctccattaagtaatggttgttccataaatcccatgttatgttttatcatactctcagagtagtcgtccggaaatttgaaatgttcgctgcatacatgagcctgtgaatctctcggttcgggccggccacatttcgctagccactgcctccgaatgtacttcttacgcttaccttttggcaacagatggaaccgagcattccgtggattgttcctatcagaattgtgacaatatttcgcgatacagtgaggcatatttgaagagagaaactacagtaaataacatggagatcaacgtgtcttcgaaaaccaaacgcatggtttacgtcacgtccggaaaatggcggcgcccacagtgttgttatttcggtatataatcagtttaaaatcactgataatgtcgtcggattaaaaaaaaaaaaaaagactggcagagactggtctgttttatcggatgataattatttaaaaatgagtgtcatgagcataccattcctttaagcatTTCCTCTTGTTAATATGTTCTAGAAATGAAGGAAACAGTGGACCATTCAACGGGGTCATCAATACGTTTTCACTTGGCACAAAGGAGAAGATGACGAATAAGGAATACGAAAATGTCAAACTGCAGCTGACATTTCTCAAGATAGAGGTAAAAGATACTATTCATTAGTCCATTATCAGTTTGTAAAGCCAGGGAGACTGTAGTGGAAGGGTGAGcaatattattaaatataatacattttgatcagtcaaaatattcatatACATTTTACTGGAATAACTCATGAACTGGAGATGGCTTTGAAAAGTTAACTGCAGCTGTAAATCTGACCCTGCCCCAATTCATGAAGATGCACTAAAGATTACAATATAATATTCTGATATTGGGCAAAGTGCACCCCCAGCTGGTGGACAGTCCTATCAGTTTGAATAATGCACTGCTTTTCCAGGTAAAATCTGGAACAAATAATAAAGGGAAAGATGAGCCTTGTTTGTAACTTGTAAAATATGTTGATATCTGCTTCACATTCTCTCTCTAAGGAAGAAACAATTAAAACATACCTCAAGAAACTCATCCGTGAGCGTAAGAAAACGATCTACAGCAGCTTGACAACAACAATCGAGGAGACCATGAAACCATGCTATGACAGTCAGAAGATCATTACAGATGTAGAAATACACTTATACACATGTTTATATTGCAACATGTTTCTGTTTTATGTAGGAGCAAAAGAAATTAGAGGAGAAGGCTCGCTGAAAAACATGAGGGAAACTATTGAAATGCACGTGCATGGTTCAAAGAACGTCATGTTTGCTCAGGCTAAAGACGCCATGATGAAACAGCTGAGAGACTTGAtggtttgtcacattttatattTCGTCATTCAGAAATTATTCTTCACTTAAACATGTTGGGCTGCACTTATCAATGTTTATCAATGATTTTTGgtcatcatttacataatggaTTTTTCTTATTTCAAGAGAAATTCAACTCGGAacactgcaacacaaacatacatgtcCATGTCAGTGATAAATATTTCAACGCTGATTTAGTCGGAGATCCTGGAGAAACTGGACAGCACGATGCAGGAATCAATCGAGCTGTCACTCAAAACAGATGGTGTCTCCATCCCAGGTAAAGGAAACTAAACAAAATCACCAAaaatactgtttatttgatcGTAATTAAGAAGTCGATACATTTCCTTTAGTGAATTAAATGAATCCACTTGTTTGAaacaatatgttttgttttttagatGTAAATGAGCAGCTTGAGTTGGTAAACAAACACTACAATGAACTGACCAAAAACCCAGATGATGGTGTAATTATTTGgtaaaactacatttaaaaaataatataaaatgtaaaaattagCCAGCTTTTGACATGTTTTCAGAAAATACTAAAAGTCCTTTTATTACAGTAGTGATTCACCCTGTCAAGCAGCTGCAGTGCGTCCATGGTGTGCAAAGGTAGGTGTTAGTGAACCTGATGATCCAAACTGTTAATAAGATGTTAATAAGTGTTTGTTATTGATATTCAATTTCACAACATCGCTCTTTGTCTCTCTGGTGGACGTTTCAGGGTTGATCAGTGGAGAGTAACAGCAGATGCCAGTTAACCTACCGAGGATAAAAGACATGAGGCCTCTGGATTGGGTCTCAATCatttttgtatctctttttACTACTACTGTTTTTTACTGTTGGCATAAGGGGCCACCCtaattcatatcattttaaaatCCTTTCAAAAAAGCAGTTTGATGATAATCTTATGTTGTACAGTCTATCAATATATATCTCCATGTCAATAGCGACCCCTACATCCACCCCACCCCTGCTTTTGTGGACATCAGCATTTTAGCTTTCATAGATGTACTTTTTAATCCAGTTTTCAGCACACTTTTACTAAACACTTTAAATCTTGGTCTTTTTTAACTAACAGTCTTTTACCCGAGCTCAGGCAACAGGACTTCTTGGCAGATTTATGTCCGATTCTAGGACGACAATCAGAGGTTAACACCTTGGTTTGTACCAATGTTTGGCGATGTAAGAGGACTTGCAGATCAACTATGAAACGTTAAACCTCCAGAACTGTTTGCAGATAAGCTAAGGTCACTTTGCATTAGCGTGTAGCCTCTCTGGCTTGTATCCATCAAGGAAACACTGACTTTAAAAGTAAACTGCTTTATTCAGTGCTGAAGCAGCTTTACTCTCTGGGTCAGTTTGTtttggagaggaggagagatctCTGGGAACATGTTGACCATAATGGCAAACTATGAGTTGCTATGCTGTCTTTGATTTGCTTTGAATGAGATCCCCCAGTGAAAAGGTCCTCACTAAGCCCATGTATCGGAGAATAGATATTGGATCTCAGCCACTGCTGTGATGTCACAGAGACATTTTGCTTTTAATGATTTAACAGTTGTTTTGACTTTTTCATAtatgtattttctgtttttaaTCTGTTTGTATTCTGTTTAGCATTGTTTGATAAGTTTAGGGCGACATTTCAATGAATTAATTAAATCCTCAGCACTACTGTAGGGGGATTTGGATAGACTAGGCTTCTCAAATGattttttttatctgttctcttATTTTAAAGGACAAAACTCACTGCAAATTAATGGTGTTTGGCGTTTTTTCATTCATGTATGAAATCTAGATGATGGCTTATCTGGTTCCTTGTTATTTGCTCTTTTTTCCACACAATTCTTATTGCATGCATGTATTTGATGTGGCATACACTCCAATAAACCAATACATTTCACTTGTATTGCTCATG
Encoded proteins:
- the LOC117451704 gene encoding LOW QUALITY PROTEIN: nuclear GTPase SLIP-GC-like (The sequence of the model RefSeq protein was modified relative to this genomic sequence to represent the inferred CDS: inserted 1 base in 1 codon) → MDGFVCNKLTEWNLSEWIQIFKGQGVDKESLYCLEDQEILALIPFVGPREKFKKTLRELIKEQNTTDPETSESSDKESNLHVHPQVCPSTSKTNDKVILSDVKNIMTGVDQKLFDQDDKLYRFLKNKINTLETDKREVVSVFGRTGAGKSSLINAIIEEQDLLPSGDISACTSVMITVEANMRNSKYEAEIEFITKEEWKEELWTLFNFLRDNEEQDKDKDYQDSVETLSMLYGEEWRNKSREKLMDKKCFREIPEFLYSKSKSLRCDTAKELSAELVKYTRSESKEEDAKDVKRWYWPLVKCVTFRVPKNVFLQHVTLVDLPGNGDRNKSRDGMWKELVGSCSTVWIVAEINRAGSEEESWEILKESCSLMGNGGECRQIHFICTKSDDSIRRSGNQAGVRARILERNAQAKIEVMAEFRKLKEVKKQLSEKCFEVFTVCSHEFLENIYLDRDETEIPTLQEILQDLNEWHXTRNYVAGARGILSLIQGASSREGADIKTTVSIELEGKLSLELDKVRKPMEETLTAFEKCLSEGVEKSKDSCEKVLKSVLYSTKKGGAFHRILKCLVQNGGIHKPKKGKSININMKLSSCLTDSIDEEFKKTFPNEGNSGPFNGVINTFSLGTKEKMTNKEYENVKLQLTFLKIEEETIKTYLKKLIRERKKTIYSSLTTTIEETMKPCYDRAKEIRGEGSLKNMRETIEMHVHGSKNVMFAQAKDAMMKQLRDLMSEILEKLDSTMQESIELSLKTDGVSIPAFIICALMGFFCHICNNCFF